One segment of Jatrophihabitans sp. DNA contains the following:
- the mqnP gene encoding menaquinone biosynthesis prenyltransferase MqnP, producing the protein MSASAPVTEPGPGKIRAFFRLVMIEHSVFALPFALIAACTAMWAQTRSTHWVQLTLIVVAMVSARTVAMAGNRILDRRFDALNPRTAQRELVTGALSVSVAWRGFAVALVIFLACAAALGPLPLLLSPVAVGLLILYSYGKRFTDFPQVLLALAQAVAPIGAWMGVTGGFAWPATALGLAVGSWIGGFDLIYSCQDAEIDRVIGSRSFPARFGVAAALRWSSLTHLVTLGCFTWFGLAAGLGWLWWLGLAITAAVLTYEHLIVRADDLSRVNRAFFTANGFVGIQLFVFALADLITQGLRA; encoded by the coding sequence GTGTCAGCTTCCGCTCCGGTCACCGAGCCGGGACCCGGCAAGATCCGGGCGTTCTTCCGGCTGGTGATGATCGAGCACTCGGTGTTCGCCCTGCCGTTCGCCCTGATCGCGGCCTGCACCGCGATGTGGGCCCAGACCCGTTCGACGCATTGGGTCCAGCTCACGCTGATCGTGGTGGCGATGGTGTCGGCCCGGACGGTGGCGATGGCCGGCAACCGGATCCTGGACCGCCGCTTCGACGCGCTGAACCCGCGCACCGCCCAGCGGGAGCTGGTGACCGGCGCGCTGTCGGTGTCGGTCGCCTGGCGCGGGTTCGCCGTGGCGCTGGTGATCTTCTTGGCCTGCGCCGCTGCGCTCGGGCCGCTGCCGTTGCTGCTGTCGCCGGTGGCGGTCGGGCTGCTGATCCTCTACTCCTACGGCAAGCGGTTCACCGACTTTCCGCAGGTGTTGCTGGCGCTGGCCCAGGCGGTGGCGCCGATCGGCGCCTGGATGGGGGTGACCGGCGGCTTCGCGTGGCCGGCCACCGCGCTCGGGCTCGCGGTCGGCAGCTGGATCGGCGGCTTCGACCTGATCTACTCCTGCCAGGACGCCGAGATCGACCGGGTGATCGGCTCGCGGTCGTTCCCGGCCCGGTTCGGCGTCGCGGCCGCGCTGCGCTGGTCCAGCCTCACCCACCTGGTCACCCTCGGCTGCTTCACCTGGTTCGGGCTGGCCGCCGGTTTGGGTTGGCTGTGGTGGCTGGGCCTGGCGATCACCGCCGCGGTGCTGACCTATGAGCACCTGATCGTCCGGGCGGATGACCTGTCGCGGGTCAACCGGGCGTTCTTCACCGCCAACGGCTTCGTGGGCATCCAGCTGTTCGTCTTCGCCCTGGCCGATCTCATCACGCAGGGCCTGCGGGCATGA
- a CDS encoding menaquinone biosynthesis decarboxylase, whose product MAYNDLADFVRALERSGELIRVKAPVDPHLEVAGIVQRVVREQGPALLFENPTSGQMPLLMNLFGTTSRMCQALGVASLDEIGDRIGDLLKPDLPQGFSGLRDALGKAAQLRSVPPRQGKRAHCQEVVRKGDEVDLNLLPGITSWPGDGGVFLNLGLTHTKHPETGARNLGMYRLQQQDRQTVSLHWQIHKDSTSHAAIAERRGERLPVAIAFGCPPAVTYAASAPLPGDIDEYLFAGFLQRERVELVDCLSVPLQVPAHAQVVLEGWVEPGARLPEGPFGDHTGFYTPVEPFPYMHVDVMTTREKPIYQSIVVGRPPQEDGPLGKATERIFRPLIRLTIPEIVDYDLPEAGVFHNCAIVSIDKRFPKHAHKVMNAIWGAGLLSLSKLIVVVDADCDVHDYNDVAWRAFGNVDYAHDVVHMTGPVDHLDHSSYEQFYGGKLGIDATAKLPSEGYRREGGWPEPCVLDESTAELVRRRWREYGIS is encoded by the coding sequence GTGGCGTACAACGATCTGGCTGACTTCGTCCGTGCCCTTGAGCGTTCCGGCGAGCTGATCCGGGTCAAGGCGCCGGTCGACCCGCATCTGGAGGTCGCAGGCATCGTTCAGAGGGTCGTGCGCGAGCAAGGCCCGGCCCTGCTGTTCGAGAATCCGACCAGCGGGCAGATGCCGCTGCTGATGAACCTGTTCGGCACCACCTCGCGGATGTGCCAGGCGCTCGGGGTGGCCAGCCTCGACGAGATCGGCGACCGGATCGGCGACCTGCTCAAGCCCGACCTCCCTCAGGGCTTCAGCGGCCTGCGCGACGCCCTCGGCAAGGCCGCCCAGCTGCGCAGCGTCCCGCCCCGGCAGGGCAAGCGCGCCCACTGCCAGGAGGTCGTGCGCAAGGGTGACGAGGTCGACCTGAACCTGCTCCCCGGCATCACGTCCTGGCCGGGCGACGGCGGCGTCTTCCTCAACCTGGGCCTGACCCACACCAAGCACCCCGAGACCGGCGCCCGCAATCTGGGCATGTACCGGCTGCAGCAGCAGGACCGCCAGACGGTGAGCCTGCACTGGCAGATCCACAAGGACTCGACCTCGCACGCGGCGATCGCCGAGCGCCGCGGCGAGCGGCTGCCGGTGGCGATCGCCTTCGGCTGCCCTCCGGCGGTCACCTACGCCGCGTCCGCGCCGCTGCCCGGCGACATCGACGAGTACCTGTTCGCCGGCTTCCTGCAGCGCGAGCGGGTGGAGCTGGTGGACTGCCTGAGCGTGCCGCTGCAGGTGCCGGCGCACGCGCAGGTGGTGCTCGAGGGCTGGGTGGAGCCCGGCGCCAGGCTGCCCGAGGGCCCGTTCGGCGACCACACCGGCTTCTACACCCCGGTCGAGCCGTTTCCTTACATGCACGTGGACGTGATGACCACCCGCGAGAAGCCGATCTACCAGTCCATCGTGGTCGGCCGGCCGCCCCAGGAGGACGGTCCGCTGGGCAAGGCGACCGAGCGGATCTTCCGGCCGCTGATCAGGCTCACCATCCCCGAGATAGTGGACTACGACCTGCCCGAGGCCGGGGTGTTCCACAACTGCGCCATCGTCTCCATCGACAAGCGCTTTCCCAAGCACGCGCACAAGGTGATGAACGCGATCTGGGGCGCGGGGCTGCTGTCACTGTCGAAGCTGATCGTGGTGGTCGACGCCGATTGCGACGTCCACGATTACAACGACGTCGCCTGGCGGGCCTTCGGCAACGTCGACTACGCCCACGACGTGGTGCACATGACCGGGCCGGTGGACCATCTGGACCACTCGTCCTACGAGCAGTTCTACGGCGGCAAGCTGGGCATCGACGCGACCGCCAAGCTGCCGAGCGAGGGTTACCGGCGCGAGGGTGGCTGGCCCGAGCCCTGCGTGCTCGATGAGTCGACGGCTGAGCTGGTGCGGCGCCGCTGGCGCGAGTACGGCATCAGCTAA
- a CDS encoding PLDc N-terminal domain-containing protein, with protein MLLKLGGLFFLISLVFWLWAIFDCMTSDTKRVRNLPRWAWAVIILVFLEFGALAWVLGGRPRTGQLAARRSQGGGLEGGQGRPTRGGRPVGPDDDPDFLRNLRGPEKP; from the coding sequence ATGCTCCTCAAGCTCGGCGGCCTCTTCTTCCTCATCAGCCTGGTGTTCTGGCTGTGGGCGATCTTCGATTGCATGACCAGCGACACCAAGCGGGTCCGCAACCTGCCGCGGTGGGCATGGGCGGTGATCATCCTGGTGTTCCTGGAATTCGGCGCGCTGGCCTGGGTGCTGGGCGGGCGCCCGCGAACCGGCCAGTTGGCCGCTCGCCGCAGCCAAGGGGGCGGCCTGGAGGGCGGCCAGGGACGGCCGACCCGAGGCGGCCGGCCGGTGGGCCCCGACGACGACCCGGACTTCCTGCGCAACCTCCGCGGGCCTGAGAAGCCGTAG
- the ccsB gene encoding c-type cytochrome biogenesis protein CcsB translates to MAIDGGLASLSESLWTAATGTYMLAVVAYTGEYAFGKNGRIAQTSAAQAGVRQPTLVGGGEPGAVGALPDQPRYGAGSVDSGGAAGRRWGRAAVWLTVLAAVFHLGSVTLRGIAVDRVPWGNMYEFTLVVGLMATVAWLATLVKMPQLRYLGLFVMMPVLLVMFLAGTLYTKATKLVPALQSWWLAIHVSAVAVAEGILLTSAAITVLYLVRVRFERQGATGATPARFARLGARLPAAASLDKAAYLSVAFAFPIYTAGVIFGAIWAEAAWGRYWGWDPKETWAFIAWVIYATYLHARATAGWKGNRAAYINLLGFGAMTFNFFVVNIVISGLHSYAGLT, encoded by the coding sequence ATGGCGATCGATGGCGGCTTGGCCTCGTTGTCCGAGTCATTGTGGACGGCTGCCACCGGCACCTACATGCTCGCCGTGGTGGCCTACACCGGTGAGTACGCCTTCGGCAAGAACGGCCGGATCGCCCAGACCAGCGCCGCCCAGGCCGGCGTCCGGCAGCCCACGCTGGTCGGCGGCGGCGAGCCCGGCGCAGTGGGCGCCCTGCCCGACCAGCCCCGCTACGGGGCCGGCTCGGTCGACTCCGGCGGGGCGGCCGGGCGGCGCTGGGGCCGGGCCGCGGTCTGGCTGACGGTGCTGGCGGCGGTGTTCCACCTGGGCTCGGTCACCCTGCGCGGCATCGCGGTGGACCGGGTGCCGTGGGGCAACATGTACGAGTTCACCCTGGTGGTGGGCCTGATGGCGACGGTGGCCTGGCTGGCGACCCTGGTGAAGATGCCCCAGCTTCGCTACCTCGGCCTGTTCGTGATGATGCCGGTGCTGCTGGTGATGTTCCTGGCCGGCACGCTATACACCAAGGCCACCAAACTGGTGCCGGCGCTGCAGTCCTGGTGGCTGGCGATCCACGTCTCAGCGGTCGCGGTCGCCGAGGGCATCCTGCTCACCTCCGCCGCGATCACCGTGCTCTACCTGGTGCGAGTCCGCTTCGAGCGGCAGGGCGCGACCGGCGCGACGCCGGCCCGGTTCGCCAGGCTCGGCGCCCGCCTGCCGGCTGCGGCGTCCCTTGACAAGGCCGCCTATCTCAGCGTCGCGTTCGCGTTTCCGATCTACACCGCTGGGGTGATCTTCGGCGCCATCTGGGCCGAGGCGGCCTGGGGCCGGTACTGGGGCTGGGACCCCAAGGAGACCTGGGCGTTCATCGCCTGGGTCATCTACGCCACCTACCTGCATGCCCGCGCGACCGCCGGCTGGAAGGGCAACCGGGCGGCCTACATCAACCTGCTGGGCTTCGGCGCCATGACGTTCAACTTCTTCGTGGTGAACATCGTCATCTCAGGGCTGCACTCCTACGCCGGGTTGACCTAG